In Labilibaculum sp. DW002, the genomic window ATCGGCTGCAGCGGGAACAGCCTTGGCAACAGGTCATAAAACAAGTATCAGTACCATTTCTATGGCTGCGGATCGCTTAACTCCATTAAAAACAATAGCCGAAATCGCAAAGGAGAAAAATTACAAAGTTGGAATCGTTAGCTCGGTTTCTATCGATCATGCTACTCCTGCAACATTTTACGCACACCAGCCTACTCGTAATATGTACTACAAAATTAGCCTTGATTTAAGTAAAAGTGGTTTTAACTATTTTGCTGGGGGTGGATTAAAGCATCCTGAAGGTGATGGAGAAGTTAATGTTAATGCTAAAAACTCCATGTCGAACTTTGGAATGGGAAGCGAAAAAGAAATCCTAAAAAAAGAGCCGAATTCAATTTCTGTAGCTAAATCTAGAGGATACCGAGTTGTTAATACGCTTGAAGGTTTTAAGAATCTGAAAAAAGGCGATGATAAAATTATTGCTACTGCTCCTAATTTATCAGGAGGATCTGCTCTTCCTTATTTTATAGACCAACAAAATGGAGCCGATATTTCACTTGCTGAATTCACTCAAAAAGGAATCGAATTGCTGGATAATCCGAAAGGATTTTTTATGATGGTTGAAGGTGGTAAAATTGATTGGGCCAGTCATGCCAATGATGCTGCAACTGTAATTAAGGAAGTTATTCAATTGGATATGGCAGTTGAGAAAGCTCTTAATTTTTACAAAAAACACCCTAAAGAAACCTTGATTTTAGTTGCTGGCGACCATGAAACTGGTGGATTGGCACTAGGTTTTGCAGGTAGTCATTATGTATCTGCCTTTGGTTTGCTACAACATCAAAACATATCGTACGAAGGTTTTTCATCAAAAATAGCTGAGTACAAAAAGGAACAGAAAGAAAATGCAAAATTCTCAGATGCCTTAGAGATGGTAAAAACACACTTCGGATTAGGAGATGCAAGCAAAGGACTTGAACTATCAGCTTTTGAAATAGAACAACTAAAGACAGCTTTCGAAAAAAGCATGACTTACAACAAGGAAATGAAAAAAGAGGATCAATTTTATCTTTTATACGGTAGCTACGATCCTTTCACCGTAACTGCTTGTCATATTTTATCGCACAAAGCAGGAATTGGCTGGACTTCTTATTCTCATACTGCAGCACCTATTCCAATTCGAGCTATTGGTGTTGGAGCTGAATTGTTTAATGGTTTTTATGACAATACAGATGTTCCTAAAAACTTAATGAAATTGATTGAATAAAGTAATTTTAAGCACATAATTATAGAAAAGCTCTACAAAATGTGGGGCTTTTTTCAAAGGCTAAATTTTCTTGCATTTTAATACCTTTATAGCATGTTCAAATTCCAAGTCCCTCAAAAATCAGACTTACTACTAGTCTCAATTTTACTAGTATTAAGTATTGTTATTCTATATCTGCCAACTGGTTTTTCTGAAACAGATACAAATAATTCTGAGAGAGTAAAAGCCTTGGTTTTGGAAACGGACAACTCTTTAATTGTAGAAACGGGAATTATTAAAACCGGTACACAAAGCCTAAATATCAAAATTCTGAATGGACAATTTAAAAACAAGGAATTAAGAGCATTTAATCAACTCGTTGGTAGAATGGAGTTTGATAAATATTTTATTCCAGGCGATAAAACACTAACGGTATTGAACTTGAGCAAAGATCGATCGCAAATTATTAGCGCCAATGTAATTGATCATTACCGAATTAATATTGAAGCCTTCCTATTGGGTTTATTTGTAATCTTCTTAATATCATTTGCTGGATGGACAGGCGTAAAGGCAATGCTCTCCTTCCTCTTTACTGGAATCTGTATTTGGAAATTGTTACTTCCTGGATTGTTAAAAGGCTATGCTCCTATTCCACTCTCTTTAATAATTGTGGCTCT contains:
- a CDS encoding alkaline phosphatase, yielding MLHYTNKLKPILAILLVCVAFVSTAQPSERENYKGKTPKYIFYFIGDGMGLSQSNAAEAYLGAIEGNSPIKQLNMNSFPTQGFYTTYATDRFITGSAAAGTALATGHKTSISTISMAADRLTPLKTIAEIAKEKNYKVGIVSSVSIDHATPATFYAHQPTRNMYYKISLDLSKSGFNYFAGGGLKHPEGDGEVNVNAKNSMSNFGMGSEKEILKKEPNSISVAKSRGYRVVNTLEGFKNLKKGDDKIIATAPNLSGGSALPYFIDQQNGADISLAEFTQKGIELLDNPKGFFMMVEGGKIDWASHANDAATVIKEVIQLDMAVEKALNFYKKHPKETLILVAGDHETGGLALGFAGSHYVSAFGLLQHQNISYEGFSSKIAEYKKEQKENAKFSDALEMVKTHFGLGDASKGLELSAFEIEQLKTAFEKSMTYNKEMKKEDQFYLLYGSYDPFTVTACHILSHKAGIGWTSYSHTAAPIPIRAIGVGAELFNGFYDNTDVPKNLMKLIE